A stretch of the Siniperca chuatsi isolate FFG_IHB_CAS linkage group LG24, ASM2008510v1, whole genome shotgun sequence genome encodes the following:
- the LOC122872278 gene encoding beta-1,3-galactosyltransferase 1-like yields MPSKVSCLYLLTVVCWASALWYLSVSRPSTSYMGQLTIPIRKTPKVNKNATFSNIRTRSLNPHDFGYLINEAKKCEAEPPFLVILISTTHKEFDARQAIRETWGDESTFPDVRVVTLFLLGRSTDAVLNQMVEQESQIFHDVVVEDFIDSYHNLTLKTLMGMRWVATFCSKAQYVLKTDSDIFVNMENLIYNLLKPTTKPRRRYFTGYVINGGPIRDMRSKWYMPRDLYPESKYPPFCSGTGYIFSADVAELIYKTSLHTRLLHLEDVYVGVCLRKLGIHPFQNSGFNHWKMAYSLCRYRRVVTVHQISPEEMHRIWNDMTSKKHLKC; encoded by the coding sequence ATGCCTTCTAAGGTCTCCTGCTTATATTTGCTGACAGTGGTTTGCTGGGCCAGCGCTCTGTGGTACCTGAGTGTGTCCCGCCCCTCCACTTCCTACATGGGCCAGCTGACTATCCCTATACGCAAAACACCAAAGGTGAACAAGAACGCCACCTTTAGTAACATCCGCACGCGCTCACTCAACCCGCACGACTTCGGCTACCTCATCAACGAGGCCAAGAAGTGCGAAGCAGAGCCCCCCTTCCTCGTCATCCTGATCAGCACCACCCACAAGGAATTCGACGCCCGTCAGGCCATCCGAGAGACATGGGGTGACGAGAGCACGTTTCCGGACGTGCGTGTGGTCACGCTCTTCTTGTTGGGCCGCAGCACTGATGCTGTCCTCAACCAGATGGTGGAGCAGGAGAGTCAGATCTTTCACGATGTTGTAGTGGAGGATTTTATCGACTCTTACCACAACCTGACACTTAAGACGCTGATGGGCATGCGCTGGGTGGCCACATTTTGCTCTAAGGCTCAATATGTCCTCAAGACAGACAGTGACATCTTTGTCAACATGGAGAACCTTATCTATAACCTTCTGAAGCCCACAACCAAGCCCAGAAGGAGGTACTTCACCGGCTACGTCATCAATGGTGGGCCAATCAGAGACATGCGCAGCAAGTGGTACATGCCCAGGGATCTGTACCCAGAGAGCAAGTACCCACCCTTCTGCTCCGGCACCGGCTACATCTTCTCGGCAGACGTGGCCGAGCTCATATACAAGACCTCCTTACACACCAGGCTGCTGCACCTGGAGGACGTGTACGTCGGTGTGTGCCTCCGTAAGCTGGGCATCCACCCCTTCCAGAACAGCGGCTTCAACCACTGGAAGATGGCCTACAGCCTTTGCCGCTACCGCCGGGTGGTCACCGTCCACCAGATCTCCCCCGAGGAGATGCACCGCATCTGGAACGACATGACCAGCAAGAAACACCTTAAATGTTAG